CACGACGACGACTACCTCGCAGGGGGCTCGAGCGGCGGTAGTGCGGTCCTCGTCGCGACGGGCGACGCGGATGCGGCGATCGGCACCGATCAAGGTGGGAGCGTTCGGATTCCGGCCGCCCTCTGTGGGATCGTCGGCCACAAACCGACCTACGGATTGGTTCCCTACACCGGCTGCATCGGCCTCGCACACGCGATCGACCACCCCGGACCGATGGCCCCGGACGTCGAGACGACCGCTCGGCTGCTCTCCGTCATCGCCGGGAGCAACGAGCGAGATCTGCGTTCGCACGCGCCTGTTCCAGTCGAGCCGTATCACGAGCGTCTCGAGGGCGACGCGGCCGACCTCTCGATCGGCGTGCTCGAGGAAGGGTTCGATCGGGCCGAAGCCGACGAGGGCGTCCTCGAGCGCGTTCGAACGGCCCTCGACGCGCTCGCGGACGAGGGAGCCTCGCTCGAGGACGTTTCCGAGCCGATGCACCGCGATGCGGGCGACATTCACACCGTCTGCACGGCGGAGGGACTGCTCGACGCGATGATCGGCGAGGGGATGGGCCACGGCTGGAAGGCCTGGTACAACACCTCCTGGATCGAGTTCTTCGGCTCGGCGCGTCGGGTTCAGGCCGACGACTTTCCGGCACCGCTGAAGCTGTCCGTGCTGATGGGCGCGTACGCGAACGAGACCTATCACTCGCGGTACTACGCCGACGGGATGAACCTCGTCGTCGAACTCACCGAACGTTACGACGCGTTGCTCGCGGAACACGACCTGTTGGCGATGCCGACGACACTCGACACCGCGCCGGAGACTGTCCC
This portion of the Natronorubrum sediminis genome encodes:
- a CDS encoding amidase, giving the protein MPIRPPTKATLRELGESLFLDLTDEELEQFVSLAESRVSAYETVRSYDPASRLGGFDRRERSAGIRVPDEENPHNAWVSRCFVAGDDGGALDGLEVAIKDNVCVAGVELTCGSQVVEGYVPDVDATIVTRLLEAGADVVGKANMDDFAMTRTGHSTFGSVTNPHDDDYLAGGSSGGSAVLVATGDADAAIGTDQGGSVRIPAALCGIVGHKPTYGLVPYTGCIGLAHAIDHPGPMAPDVETTARLLSVIAGSNERDLRSHAPVPVEPYHERLEGDAADLSIGVLEEGFDRAEADEGVLERVRTALDALADEGASLEDVSEPMHRDAGDIHTVCTAEGLLDAMIGEGMGHGWKAWYNTSWIEFFGSARRVQADDFPAPLKLSVLMGAYANETYHSRYYADGMNLVVELTERYDALLAEHDLLAMPTTLDTAPETVPEMDEFDRLREEIVVANTTPFNRTGHPAISVPVGEVDGLPVGLMLVGSRFDDATVLDAAATLEAVTPSMPSVPT